A segment of the Sander lucioperca isolate FBNREF2018 chromosome 7, SLUC_FBN_1.2, whole genome shotgun sequence genome:
agaaggaataagaaataaatagctaaaagaAACGGCTAAACAGTCAAAATAGTTAGCTATATTATAATAATTCCAGAGTTTCCCTCCTGGTCCAGAGTCTCCCTCCTGGTCCAGAGTCTCCCTCCATGGTCCAGAGTCTCCCTCCTGGTCCAGTGTCTCCGTCCTGGTCCAGTGTCTCCCTCCATGGTCCAGAGTCTCCCTCCATGGTCCAGAGTCTCCCTCCTGGTCCAGTGTCTCCCTCCTGGTCCAGTGTCTCCCTCCATGGTCCAGAGTCTCCCTCCTGGTCCAGAGTCTCCCTCCTGGTCCAGTGTCTCCCCTCCTGGTCCAGAGTCTCCCTCCATGGTCCAGAGTCTCCCTCCTGGTCCAGTGTCTCCCTCCTGGTCCAGTGTCTCCCTCCATGGTCCAGAGTCTCCCTCCTGGTCCAGAGTCTCCCTCCTGGTCCAGTGTCTCCGTCCTGGTCCAGAATCTCCCTCCTGGTCCAGAGTCTCCCTCCTGGTCCAGTGTCTCCCCTCCTGGTCCAGTGTCTCCCTCCATGGTCCAGAGTCTCCCTCCTGGTCCAGAGTCTCCCTCCTGGTCCAGAGTGTCTCCCTCCTGGTCCAGAGTCTCCCCTCATGGTCCAGTATCTCCCCCCTGGTCCAGAGTCTCCCTCCTGGTCCAGAGTCTCCCCCCCATGGTTCAGAGTCTCCCTCCATGGTCCAGAGTCTCCCTCCTGGTCCAGAGTCTCCCCCCTGGTCCAGAGTCTCCCTCCTGGTCCAGTGTCTCCCTCCTGGTCCAGAGTCTCCCCTCCTGGTCCAGAGACTCCCTCCTGGTCCAGAGTCTCCCCCCCATGGTTCAGAGTCTCCCTCCATGGTCCAGTCTCCCTCCTGGTCCAGTGTCTCCGTCCTGGTCCAGAATCTCCCTCCTGGTCCAGAGTCTCCCTCCTGGTCCAGTGTCTCCGTCGTGGTCCAGAATCTCCCTCCTGGTCCAGAGTCTCCCTCCTGGTCCAGAGTCTCCCTCCTGGTCCAGTATCTCCCCCCATGGTCCAGTGTCTCCCTCCTGATCCAGAGTCTCCCCCCATGGTCCAGTGTCTCCCTCCTGGTCCAGAGTCTCCCCCCACGGTTCAgagtcttcctcctctcctgttgGAGGATGAGTGACGGGACGGGCTGGATGCTCCACAGGGGGGTCAGCTGCTCcaagaggaaagagaggctAGCTCTCAGCCTGGAGCACCCCGAGGGTCAACAGGACACTGCACCCTCGACAGGAGCCCCCCCCGCCTCCCAAAACCCTCCAAACCCTCAGACAGCTCAGTAATCAGCTGGGCTTGACCTCGCTGTCaacggtggaagaagtattcagctCCTTACCTATGTAAAAgcactaataccacactgtaaaaatactaaagtcctgcatttaaaatgttacttaaataaaagtatataggtataatcaggaaaatatacttaaagtataagtataaaagtaaaagtactcaatgcagaaaaattatcacattttagaaactggaaaacTGTTCATTTAGGGCACTTTCACACCTGTAGGTCGGTGGACTCGGTGCGATTCGGGGGTGAAGTTgcaatatttttgtatttttcatttggttgggTTTGCGTTCACACCGCGctttgtcaaacgcaccaaacGCTGTCAACCCACGTCACGCGATCGAGACACCAAAACTCGCCGACACTTCtgctctcagaaataatggagcaacaccaaagTTATAACGTCTCGGGTTTCCTGGTTCTGCTTTAgagtttctaatattttagaaaaaggaGAACAacgagcagctgacagacagcgagcgaaggagagagagagatgatgatgtcactcagactgatgatgtcacacagacgaccagcGATGTGTGCTCAGAACAGATTACGAATCTGAACGTTATCGTCtcttaaatcatatataagtcTGTAAACTGTGTGCGAGGTTGTGAAGCTGCAGGCTAGTGAATGCTCTGTTGTTGGGTCACTCCCTGTGTTTGGGTCGGATCGCGTTCTCCCCTGAAGTGAACTGAACTCTAGTTCCCCCTAGACCCCCGTTTTCAAGCGGACCAGAGTTTTTTTGGTTCAGGTTCTcgctcccatctcgtaaaatacggacgcttggtcaggtgcctttgtcataTAACgcactttatctaaacgcgcttggtcgggactattggcgtcccttttgacgctgttatgtttaggaaaaggttgtgggtgggcttacgtttccgtgacacgcgggaataacgggacggttaaagaagaaagtgactttaggaaacgtgacaagcgggacacgatccccggtctcctgggtgaaagtcctgtgtttgacccatccaccaccccgccGACCAACTTCCCTACGCGGAATTTcgttacatactactcgctaaaccccgtgtagctgctgctctacCCGGTatgttctacaaacacgctgaaggacgcctttttcgtcgcttTAGACGCTGatagccactgtccaaacatccgtattttacctatgttcccacatttctaagatttttttcaaaattaggccctatgttcccacatttcctttttcataaatttgtatcagattttatccccctttctcccaattacacccaactaattatccagtagcaatggactacagatggaatgtaaccctaaccctaacccaaacaaaaaatcttagaaatgtgggaccatagggctgtgggaccatagggctgtgggaccattgggctgtgggaccattgggctgtgggaccatagggctgtgggaccattgggctgtgggaccattgggctgtgggaccatagggctgtgggaccatagggctgtgggaacatagggctgtgggaccattgggctgtgggaccattgggctgtgggaccatagggctgtgggaacatagggctgaccccaaccatagtcctcataaatccaccaaatttaaaattttaacacaaagaaagaggaaggaaacggaaaatacatgcatccggcggaatctTCTGCAGCACcgaagcaatcccggaagtgaaacgcgaaggatatagactaacgaGGGGGACgcattttggtcattttgctAACAAGAGGGATGTCGTTCCCCATCGTCCCCCTGAAACGGCCTCCTGCTGTTACTGCTCTGACCCTCACTGCTCCAGATTCTGGAAAACACGACACTTACTCTTAGAAAATGAGTAGAGACTGTGGCTTTCAAATGTCTATGAGTTGTCTGAACCAAATATGCCCTCCAAACTTCTCACCTAtacctttttttattaaaaagatctCGATGGTTTGTGTTGCACCCTCAGAATGAACTGCCAGGAACATGCCCATCTTCATTTTGCAACGTTTAATAAAAGAAATAGCCACGGTTCAATACAAGcatgtttctgtctcttttcacacacacacaatgctctTCTGCTTCTCTTAAAGCACGTGTCAAACACAAGGCCTGCGAGCTGAATCCGGCCCCTTTGCAGACGTTACGGActttgttttcaatgtttttgacgctttttctgacatttttggcgCTTCTTTCGTTGTTTTTGTCGCTTGGTTCGACCTTTTTTTGGCGCATTTCTCTAAGGAACTTTCTAAGGAACTTAGAAAAATGGCTAAAGAactggctaaggaactttttgctgacttttttaggactttatcCGGACCAAACTGCAACTAGGAAGACTTTACAAGATCCGTCtttctttctgcctctctctctttcagccgCCTGTAGTTCTGTGGTTGTTGCCTTGATTCCTCATTGGACAATGAGCATTAAATACTCTCCCATTTTCCATGGAATGCAATACACTGTACATAATGTTAATGTGTTCAttttattcagatttttttttcttttttttttcttttgctcagCTCATTATTAAAAATCATTAAATACAGGAGCTCAAAGCCTAAATGTTACTAAATGTCCTGTAAATGTATGGCTTCTAAATGATTATTgcttcatactgtatgttgggGACAGCTGGCTCAGTCTACATCTGCTTACCttataatacagtcaaagatatttgatttttctcctaaataaaagcatgtcaataaactctacatgtctggcccttgatgtgattctcattttccagtgtggcccttagggaagttgagtttgacccccCTGATTTAAAGAGATAGTACTTTCCTCCTGAAGGGCATATAGCCTACAACATTCTTCCTCCTACACAGTCCGTAGGCATTAAACAGTATGTTTTTAACGCTGTCATAAAGAGATTATGAATTAACACAAGTACATACAGCAACTTATTTTAACTGAGCGTACTGATATGATTGACATTTACAAGAAAAACTAAATAGTTTTCAGTGCGCTACATTTGGAGGACTTGGTTGGGACCCACGTAGGGACGaaacaagtacttttacttttgaagcTCAAAGTAAATTTAGTTGATAACACTTATTAGGGGTGTGCagaaaaaatcgattcacattcgtatcgtgactcaagctctaccgattcaaaatcgattcgtggaattccaaaaatcaattaatttgtttaaatttatttaaaaaaaaaaaatatttaattgtatgtctactgcaatcacatgggacaagtaactacatttacatactgtgaatcgtgttttgaatcgaaaatcgattttgaatcgaatcgtgacattttctgaatcgtgcacccctaacaCTTATGTACTTTTACCTGAGTAATGGGTCAGAGTACTTCCAGCTCTCCCGACATTTAGGTTACAGTGAACCTGTCGTTATAGAAGCAGCTTTATGCAGAGGATCCCGCAGCTCTTTGGCTCTTCAGTGGACTCAGGAGTCAAAGCACTAATACCACACagttaaaatactctgttacaagtacaagtcctgcattgaaaatgttacttaagtaacagtctgtaagtatcatcaggaaaatgtacttaaagtattcaaagtaaaagtactcgatgcagaaaaatccagTGATGTAGTCTATGTGAtgcgcaggtatacgcagtatacccactaagaaagctccaggatttccatatacccacttaaaaatgcgcaATGACACGTAAAAACATACtttgcattattattttgatatattttgaattgtcatctgtgttttccttcgcataggctaattaaaggtatttccactgtaaattggtgcataaaagtgtgtcagaatgcaggaaatgaagtctttgacgctcaaaatattcctgggggaggacacccagaccccccactatgatatgccccccacAATCCTGGcccatacataaacatatacagtacagtatacccacaatacattagactacactactggaaaatcctcccattgtagaaagtgtaaaggatccaaccagttgtgtgtttaatggtctgatcatttcagctggacttgtagccgttatattgttggctagtttactttagaataaaacatcagattttataaactacatgtgtttttgtgtgctaATGTGtgtcttaatgtgtaaagtaactagtaactaaagctgtcagagtaatgtagtggagtaaatagTTACTGAGTAGACAATAAAATGTGTACTTCAGCACAGTAGGCCTACTTGAGTTAATGTACTTAGCAACACCACTGAAGAgaggaaaatataatttctcttttttacaaaataaagttttgtcaTCAAATGGCTTTCCTCTGGACTGATTGCACCACTGGACCTCATGTTGATATGATTATTAATCTGTTATATAACCTGTTGCTTTCGTGGCTGCAAAGCCAAATAGCCTACACCGGATGACTATGAGCAGCTGACCGGGAAACAGTTGATCCCCGCGGGCTAAATTTATCCTCTGTTGACGGTTCAAGTCGGCTGGAAGAAGAAGACGCAGATCGGGCAGTTTATTACCCAGTGTTCACCTCTGCAGCCGAGGAGTTGTGCGAGTAAAGTATCCGGACTCTGTGCTTCTCCTGGATCAGTGGGATAACCGGGCGGTGACATGGCTGCTGAGCCCGCGGGAAAGAGGTTAAAGAGCGGCCTGCCGCTGTGCGCAGGGCACCGGAGCTCCGCGGGCAGCCGGGCCAGACACAACCTGCCGGCCGCCGTGGAGGAAGCTCTGTGCGGGCTGAGCAGCCTGCTGTGGGACGGAGCGTACCGGCTGCAGGCTCTGGTAGGAGACACAAGCTACTGTAGTAACCACAGGGAGGATTTGAACATTTACTAGTTAAGTAATACTGCAGTGGAAGGCTATACATTCTACCTAAAAGCCTACTGTAGGCTACTTGAATGTTTCAATTTTGTGCCACTTTATACTTCATTTCAGAggtaaatgtactttttactcaactATTTTTGTCTGAgtgctttagttacttttcacatgacagtttttcatccccttcctgtccagggAAAACCACAGACTAATACGATTCCTGAAGTTACTTTATGTGTTCATGTGAAAGTTATCAAAGATAAgttataaaagaaagaaagaaaggaaggaagaaagaaagaaagaaagaaagaaagaaagaaagaaagaaagaaagaaagaaaaaaaaagtgagatttgCATGTCTGCAGATCAACATGCTATAACACTGTAGCGGCCCTGCAGGACTAACATGGGAGAGAGTCTCGGGAGTTCATGGGGGGAAGATGTTGCCTCTAGTTCAGCTGATAGGTCAGGTTCAGAAAACAGAAGGGGGGAGAGAAGGGTAGGGAGAGTGGGAGGGAAAACGGAGGGGGGAGAAAGAAAAGCCTGACCAGAGACACCCCAAGCGTTAGTCCAAGTTataagctaactagctagtgTTGGCTACCAGCCTTtttggctacgttcagactgcaggcaaaagtggcccaaatctttttggggtcaagtgaccaggtgagacttcttcagaagtagtatgaacactcaaatcttgcccagatcggattttttcaaatcagatttaagaccacttccatatgtggtcctgaattagacccaggtctgatttttttcaaagtggccgcagtgtgaacaaccgaGGTGGATTTGATgtgacttttacgtcaatctacatcgacatttgtcacaattatgctccggcgggagttagccctagacacagacagtaacattaaaaactaGACTAGGTCTACacatggagaacagtgatggagcaggtcaatggagggagagggaggtgttaGACCTAATTAGTGGATGGGGAGATACTTCAattcaatcaaaactagaagGATCATACGGTAACCGCTCCGTTTTTGAAAAAGTGGCAAACGGGTTAGGCCAGAATAGCCtatttggctctctttctctccattcttctcctcctcagcaccggctcattaatgttacggctgccattacacaaacattttgaaataaaagccaaaatgctgacttcctccataacctccctaactttagtgcaacagcgtgctgcgtctgatgtcattggtaTTGGTCTTTTGCACATGtgggtcagttcgaaaccgcaaacagttcacactggaatctgatataggccacattttaaaaggtcatgtgaacagccaaacaaaaaatagGATTGGagcaaaaaaaatctgaattaagcattaagtaATGTATGTGAACGTAGCCTTTGTTGTTTTGGGCACTCTTTTAACCCCGttgttagcctgtatgctaggcTAATAAAAACCGGTTCTCCGGTTCATTTTCAGCTACCGTGTCCTCATAGgctagggcctaattttcactGAGCCCACTTATCAAAATCCTGTTTGTGTCCCTCCACTTTCAAATTaatttgatattattttatttatgtctcGGTGATTGGCCCCTGTTTTAAgcaataaagaaagtaagacatCTTTTTCTTATACATAGTTTCTGGCAGAATTTATCATTATGGTCAAATCCGACAACAGATTTTGTATCACCATGGTCCCTATAAATGTTTGTAGAAATGCGAGAAATGGGATTCaagtcaaaaacatttttctggagccgtcaggacttctgtacagttgtgatgtcacaactatacaaTATACAGGTAGAAAGTCCTGCTACGGTGCCGTTACAGACATTCCCCGGCTACaatgactagggctgggtatcgttcaaaaatgttcAATACCGGTACCACACTCTGACTTctataccggttcctaaacgataccaaattttataaaacaaaaaaaaatgacaacattacacGTTACTGCACAAatcttttaaattattttccagctcctactacgggagcccgtctctgtgtaacgtagagtttttcctgcgtgcctctacgatgtgtaacgttagacagccaatcacaaacattagatcttggtagaagcatgctgcgtgctgattggctcactgacgctgatgagattgaCTCCTTAGGTATTAAAACGGgatattgaatgacgaggcatttttcgatactcgatactttagaggcaatacAGTCGGtgcttaaaaagtattgaattgaagtattgaattcggtacccagccctagcaaAGACGGTGCAGGGATTTTTTTGTCTGTCCTGCAGGCCAGTGTGTTTGAGCGAGACGACGTCGCTCTGCCGCGCGTCTCTTCTTTCTTCCACGAGGAGGGGCTGAAGCAGCGGGAGGAGGCCGAGGCCATGCTGGGCTACCTGGCTGAGAGAGGGGGCAACTACTGCAGCAAGGACATCCAGGTAATGACTTCATCTCCAACCAGGCAACATTCGTTATCATTAGGTTTCAGTTGCGGAGgacgtattcagatcctttacttaaagtgctcatattatgctcatcttcaggttcataattgtatttgtatttttcaaaaaacaacatgtttttgttgtactgcacattgctgcagctcctcttttcaccctgtgttcaggtctctgttttagctacagagtgagacctctcactgctggaacatctttgttgggagtcgcacatgctcagtacctaggtaaggactactagccagtcagaagcagagaagcagagtatgagggcgtgccatgctagcagctaggcgagcattataacgtgtgttacaaatatatatatatatatatatatatatatatatattagggctgtcaaaataacgcgttaatttcgattaattaatctgagaaaaaataacacgttaaaaaaaataacacgttaaaaaaaataatgcagattaatccattccatattgacccagagccgttctaaccaccattggactgtaaaatgaacgttagcctaccgctagctagtacctggattaaacacggttacaatgctgacagctaacgctgaacggtgtaaagtgtgactgtgttttactgtagaggactgtgactcaacagcgggatgtaacaatctgccgtcggaaaaacaatacagacggtgcgttcaaagaaactggtaaactacagcttcgtggtgcatttgacgttattgtaaatgtccttggtggttgtttttgtcgttcaacagcaattattagtgaaataagttattgttattgttatacattattattaaatcatttaatttggaccatatggccttagcaataaacaagccgttctttaatgtcaccagctgttgtttagtaccctttttttttcttctcttcttttactttcttaaaaagtatcggttcaggcaccgttaattatgtatgcgattaatttcgattaattaatcacagagtctgtaattaattagattaatttttttaatcgattgacagccctaatatatatatatatatataataaaggaaaggggaaaagccaaaaagcatcatatgagcactttaaaagtaCTAGTAGcatgaaagggaaaaaaactgaattaaaGCCTTTAATACgctgtttggctcctaaaaaaAGGGGTTTCAAAGTCACATTTTGtcagctaaatttaactgtgaAGACCCCTAAACGCGGCCGTAacttcgtaggatatcatacgaattgttcatgagaatgcgttgacgTGTTATGTATCAAACGTGCCTTCAGAATTATGCGGAATGGCCCTTTTTCTTTACTGTGTTCGTTGTATAAGTGGACTTTATGTTTCAGTTAGTTGAGATGGAGCTTATTTTTTATCCTGTAAACAGTGCATCACATGTTTTAAGATGAACATGTTTTGTGGTAAAAGTAACCAGTAACAGATGATCAGATACCTGTGGTGGAGGTAAAAGGTGCAATATTCCCTTCTATAAGTAAGTCAGTCAAGTTAGTAAGTAAGTGTGCAGTATAAGTACTTTCTTTCAGTCAGGGGTCAGAGGCCATGTTCAGGGGCGTTTGTTTCCCAAAGACACTTCACCAGCGTGGGGGTGGGTGTGTTGTTGAACCCTCCTGGGTCCTGAGGGGCTTCTTTCGATGATCCGGTATGAAGACTTGATGTGTGGATCCATTTTGAAACTGAATTTACGATCTGAACTTCATCTGTGAGACAGAGAAGCTTCAGTCTGTAACAGCGTTCTCGTTTTACTCCTCGCGTTCCTCCCGAAACGTCCCATCAGGAGGATTTATTTCTCCGCCTGTGCTGTATCTCATTTTGTCAGAGCAGGTgtcttctctatctctctatctctctctctctctctctctctctctctctctctctctgttgctatttttttttttccaaaatggaAGAGATCTCATTTTGGAACGAAGCTCTGCATTCGTGCCCAGCGTTAGGGCGCAACAGGACGGGGGGGTGCTGGTGGTTCAGATACCGAGAGGCTGGAGAAGGAGGGCGGTGAAACCCCTgggggccccccccccccccgactctAGGTGTATATTTCCCCCTTCTGAGTTCCGGAAAATTGGCGAGATTAATGCTGCGGCAGAGGGAAAAGCGGTGCTGATGGCGTTTCCAGATGGCCGAGCGGCATCGGCTGCAGTGGCGTTGGCGCGTCGCGCTGTGGCCTCCGACCGCTGGCCCCCGGGTTTATGAGTCGTGCAAAATCGTTTCAGGACTGAGGCCCCCGGGCCCAGTCGGCAGCAGTTTGGGACACCTTGTTATCAGTCTCTCAAAGTGGCGTGTTCTTTCAACGACACAACGCCTCTCGTTTTAGTTTCGCTTCACGCTCGGTTTTATTCTATCAAACTAATGTCTGGCCTCGTTTCTCTAGAAGCTAAGGATGTCGATAAGATTAAGTCGGTAGATTTCGAAATTCAGGAGGAAAACTGAGTGAGTGAGCTGTGTGATTTGGGGCGAAGAAAATAAGTTCCTGTGTTCAATAAAACTACAAATGATGATTGGAGGCGACACACGACATCATTCACTGGTCCATTTTGAGATGGAGGGGTATTTTAGTCGcgctgtcactgcccgatgggagtcgagtgcagatgtgagttgcgcatgctcagatttaaacggtatACGGCATAACTACACctttataaatactatttaaacAGTTATACAGTTTGTATTCCCAACTTATAGATATTTTAAACTATTTGTTcttatattctatcctattattatttcatgtactgtatattgtatccttttacttcatgtatattctgtatgtgtgctgtgtgtctgatatttttgctgctgcaacactggaatttcccatttttttgggatcaataaaaatctatctatctatctataacgctatttataataataataaaataataaacttttctcattacaaacaacaacaaatcatttcaaaaacgttgtagctaactatgattgttaacgttagctcaaaacgccattccagtgacagcctttgttgtgtttgattgctaacttgtagccagcagtgaaccaaCTTCGTTACGTAGGtcgattttttttattgtgttgacattacagaagtctctcgttagcaggttcttgtcggctacttcagcctctaatctagaactgacatcagggatcatgCCGTGAAAATGTGACGCCTTACGCTAAATAACAAATTACTGCTATGTAACGTACCTATCTCATTATtctgtcgcaaagtgacgcatgcgcaactcatatctgcactcgactcacatcgggttgTGACACGCGcgttgccagctctatctccacagcgctgtggagtaaagtctggctgcaccacagatgcattctgggatagtagaaaaaaaaaaaaaaactgctctgggttgtttccatttctttaaaccaatcccaatggtcttgggtggcgctaagctctggacgcagcgacggtggctctgctaaatagtctcaggaaggagcTTGTTTaagaacatttgcaccccgcaaaagaaaacgccacatacaatattaaatgaagttaactgttgacacaatacagtaaggtcccaaaacgtcccagttagagaagaaatgtcgtaaacatattctttgtaaattttTGTTAAattttggatggtgcaacaaggcaggcctgcttgattctttctgggaatgattgtaaagatttacagagaatatgtttagggcatttcctctctaactgggaggttttgggactgattggtgaggttgctgtggacgaagtacacacagagatacactggtaagagataatgaggtttaaccatgtatcagctaatttaaatagctcatgttactgtattgtgtcaacagttaacttcatgtaatattgtatgtggcgttttcttttgcggggtgcaaatgttccaccaaaacaagttcgttcctgagactatttagcagagccaccgtcgctgcatccggagcttagcgccgcccaagacaattgggattggtttaaagaaaaaacaacccagagcattttt
Coding sequences within it:
- the zgc:172145 gene encoding ferritin light chain isoform X1, with amino-acid sequence MAAEPAGKRLKSGLPLCAGHRSSAGSRARHNLPAAVEEALCGLSSLLWDGAYRLQALASVFERDDVALPRVSSFFHEEGLKQREEAEAMLGYLAERGGNYCSKDIQKPGCEAVCSVLPALELLLLQLKEEAGALVELSQLARNHGDPHTASVVKSHFLAPRVDRLTALGDLLTSARRLGCTNDQTGAGGFGEYILNQLQDELAR